Proteins encoded together in one Amblyomma americanum isolate KBUSLIRL-KWMA chromosome 1, ASM5285725v1, whole genome shotgun sequence window:
- the LOC144136587 gene encoding uncharacterized protein LOC144136587, whose amino-acid sequence MDSMFHLLHVVIFSALVACASAGFLGGLGGLGGAGLGGLGLGGGSGLGGGSGLGGGAGLGGLGLGGGFAHLGSALGSASAHPVATLGVVKQPIINYGVVAKPVVSYVAQPVASISHAVKPFISYHGGHGAGLGGLGGGLGGAGLGGLSLGGLGGLGGLGGLGGLGGLGLKGLKAW is encoded by the coding sequence GTTGTCATCTTCTCCGCTCTCGTGGCTTGCGCATCGGCCGGCTTCCTCGGTGGCCTGGGTGGCCTTGGCGGTGCCGGCCTGGGTGGCCTCGGTCTCGGTGGTGGCTCCGGTCTCGGTGGTGGCTCCGGTCTCGGTGGTGGTGCTGGCCTCGGCGGCCTTGGCCTGGGGGGCGGCTTCGCCCACCTGGGCAGCGCTCTTGGCTCCGCGTCCGCTCACCCTGTGGCCACCCTGGGCGTTGTCAAGCAGCCCATCATCAACTACGGTGTGGTGGCCAAGCCGGTCGTCAGCTACGTGGCTCAGCCTGTCGCTAGCATCTCGCACGCCGTCAAGCCCTTCATCAGCTACCACGGTGGACACGGCGCTGGTCTCGGAGGCCTGGGCGGTGGTCTTGGCGGTGCTGGACTTGGCGGTCTCAGCCTCGGTGGTCTCGGCGGTCTTGGTGGTCTTGGCGGTCTCGGAGGTCTCGGCGGACTCGGCCTCAAGGGCCTGAAGGCTTGGTAG
- the LOC144136576 gene encoding uncharacterized protein LOC144136576 produces the protein MRLAVLLSALVASASAGALGGASLGAGSLGGAALLGGGLGSHALVGDAAALTGLSSLVGLGGLGSLGAGGLGAGGLGAVGLGAGGLGAGGLGDGALGAGGLGAAGLGLGGLGGGGAVVAAGPTVVGVTTPVAVAAGPATVGGPVSVSAPVSIPGPVATPVASVTYVKQPVIKLRYVTRPVTTYVRQPVATVTHTIKKIVNYNNAGALLGLDGAGDAGLDGALGGGNGFGGGNGNGGGGGFGDGNGGGFGGGNGGGAGGGYAGGNGGGNGGVNGGGGGFTGGPSGGAGFSGGHGGGAGFSGGPGAGGLSGGHGGGGFGGNGGAGGFSGNGGGGGFGGNGGGGGFGGNGGAGGYGGHGGGGGFGGNGGSGGFGGNGGGGGFRRSGGGGYGGGAGGGGFGGPSSGGYGGPSSGSYGGPSASRFSGGNGFKPVRVSGRGPSFNVYKKHHY, from the exons ATGCGTCTCGCC GTGCTGCTGTCCGCCCTGGTGGCATCCGCGTCGGCCGGTGCACTGGGTGGTGCCTCACTCGGCGCCGGCTCTTTGGGAGGTGCTGCGCTCCTCGGCGGCGGCCTCGGCTCGCACGCTCTCGTCGGGGACGCCGCAGCTCTGACAGGCCTCAGCAGCCTGGTCGGCCTCGGCGGTCTTGGCAGCCTAGGAGCTGGTGGCCTGGGTGCTGGTGGACTTGGTGCCGTCGGCCTGGGTGCCGGTGGCCTGGGTGCCGGTGGCCTGGGTGATGGCGCCCTGGGTGCTGGCGGCTTGGGGGCTGCCGGCCTGGGCTTAGGTGGCCTCGGAGGCGGAGGAGCAGTCGTGGCCGCCGGGCCAACAGTGGTAGGCGTGACCACTCCGGTGGCAGTGGCTGCAGGTCCGGCAACTGTGGGCGGCCCGGTGAGCGTCTCGGCACCCGTCTCAATACCGGGTCCAGTGGCCACGCCCGTGGCGTCGGTGACGTACGTCAAGCAGCCCGTTATAAAGCTCCGCTATGTCACCAGGCCCGTCACCACCTACGTGAGGCAGCCTGTCGCAACTGTCACGCACACCATCAAGAAGATTGTAAATTACAACAACGCTGGTGCCCTGTTGGGACTCGACGGCGCAGGCGACGCTGGTCTCGACGGCGCTCTAGGAGGAGGTAACGGCTTCGGCGGCGGTAACGGCAACGGCGGGGGTGGTGGATTTGGTGATGGCAACGGCGGTGGCTTCGGAGGCGGTAACGGCGGTGGCGCTGGCGGGGGCTACGCTGGAGGCAACGGTGGAGGCAACGGTGGAGTCAACGGTGGTGGAGGAGGCTTCACCGGTGGACCCAGTGGTGGCGCTGGCTTTTCCGGAGGGCACGGTGGCGGCGCCGGCTTTTCCGGAGGACCCGGAGCTGGTGGCTTGTCGGGCGGGCACGGCGGTGGTGGTTTTGGTGGAAACGGAGGAGCCGGTGGCTTCAGTGGAAACGGAGGAGGTGGTGGATTCGGTGGAAACGGAGGAGGTGGTGGATTCGGTGGAAACGGAGGAGCCGGTGGCTACGGTGGACATGGAGGCGGTGGCGGATTCGGAGGAAACGGAGGATCCGGTGGATTCGGTGGAAACGGAGGCGGTGGTGGATTCAGAAGAAGCGGAGGCGGTGGCTACGGTGGCGGTGCCGGTGGGGGTGGCTTTGGAGGCCCCAGCAGCGGTGGCTATGGAGGCCCCAGTAGTGGTAGCTATGGCGGCCCCAGCGCTAGTAGGTTCAGTGGTGGCAATGGTTTCAAGCCCGTGCGGGTTAGCGGACGAGGACCATCATTTAACGTGTACAAAAAGCACCATTACTGA